A segment of the Aridibaculum aurantiacum genome:
TTGTCGCCTATTTCTACAGTAGTTTCTTCACCAACAAATTTCAGGTCTTGTGGTATGGCGCCAAGTACTGCGCCTGGGAAAATGATACAGCCTTTGCCAATAGTGGTGCCGCTAAAGATGGTAACATTAGGCATTACATGCGTACCCTCTCCGATAGTTACATTGTCCTCTATAACCGAAAACGCGTCTACACGTACATTTTCAGCTATGCGTGCCCCTGGATGTATCTGCGCTAAAGGACTAATCATCTTGCTTTGTTCTTTTAACTATTTGAGCAACCAATATTGCTTCTGCTGCTATTTTACCCGCTACGTATATAGTTCCCTTCATTTCTACCAGTCCTCTTCTTATCGGGCTTACCAGCTCCATGTGCAGGATCAGCGTATCGCCAGGTACTACCTTTTGTTTGAACTTACAGTTGTCTATCTTAAGAAAGTAAGTATCGTATTTATCTTCTGTGTCTTTTGGTATGGCTAATATACCACCGCACTGAGCCAACGCTTCTGCAAGTAGAACACCTGGCATCACACAATTACCAGGAAAGTGTCCCTGGAAGAATGGCTCGTTGTAAGTAACATTCTTAATTCCTACAACCTTTGTATCGGTAAGTTCAATGATCTTATCAACCAAGAGGAACGGGAAGCGGTGAGGCAAAAGCTTTTCTATAGCGTGCACATCAAAAAGCGGCGGCTTCGTAGGATCATATACAGGTATCTCACCTTTTTGCTTCACTTTTTTAATATGCTCCTTCAGCTTTTTAGCAAACATCACATTGGCAGCATGGCCAGGTTTGCTTGCTATGATATGAGCGTTAAATGCAAATCCAACCAATGCAAGATCACCGATTACATCCAGCAGTTTATGACGAGCCGGCTCATTGTCAAATCTTAGTTCTGCATTGTTCAGGTAGCCTTGCCCTTTAGGAATCTCTATATCCGGAAAATGTGCTTTTAATTTTTTTACCTGGTTGTCGGTTACTGGCTTGTCAACCACTACTACTGCATTGTTCCTGTCACCACCTTTTATCAGGTCATGATCCAGCAGCCACTCCAGTTCATGGAAAAAGCAAAATGTACGGCAGGGAGCTATTTCGTTCTTAAAGTCTTTAATGTCTTTCAGGCTTGCATGCTGCGTTCCTAGTACAGGACTATTGAAGTCAATTAGCGCATTTACGCGGTATTCAGTAAAAGGAAGCGCCACCATTTCAACCCCTCTTTCCTCATCTACAAATGTGATGTTGTGCTCAATATTGTAAAATATCTTGGCTACCTCTTGTTGTTTTACACCAGCTTTTTCAATGGCCTCTACAAAGGCATGTGCGCTACCATCCAGTATTGGAACTTCATCACCGTCTAGTTCTACCAGTGCATTATCTACACCCATACCCACAAAAGCAGCCATCAGGTGCTCAATGGTATAAATGCGTGCACCATTGCTCTCAATGGCAGTACTACGGTTGGTCATTACTACATTGTCAACATCTGCTTTTACCACAGGCCTGTCTTCCAGGTCTACCCGTTGAAAGTTTATTCCTGTATTAGGAGCCGCAGGTTTAACCACCATATTTACCAGGTGCCCTGTATGTATACCGGGTCCCGATATACTAAATTCTGTTGCGAGTGTATGTTGAAATGTTTGTCCGTTACTGTGCATAGCTCCTTTAAAAGTGGCGAAAGTATGAAAACTATGCTTTTCTATAAAAAGTAAAAACCCTGCAACTACTGGTGCAGGGTTTATTCAAAAGCTTCGATATACAGCTATTTATACATTATACTGAGCCTTTTCTTCCAGTAATTGTTTTACCAGGTTTTCCAGGTCAGTTATTCTTTTTTCAAGTTCGGGAAGGTTGCGGGTAACAGCCTGGCTGCGTAATGCACTCGCATATTCATAAGCAGGAGACCCAGTAACAGATGATTTTGGCTTTTTAATGCTTTTGCTTACGCCGCTTTGAGCGTTTATGCGGCTACCATCAGCTATTTGTATATGACCTACTACACCTGCCTGGCCACCAATCATTACGTTGTTGCCTATTTTGGTACTGCCACTTACACCAGCTTGCGCTGCAATCACCGTGTTTGTACCTACTTCTACATTGTGGGCTATCTGTATCAGGTTGTCAAGCTTGGCACCAGCGCGTATTACGGTAGAACCAATGGTAGCACGGTCAATAGTAGCATTAGAGCCGATCTCTACATTGTCTTCTATGACCACGTTACCAATCTGCGGAACCTTTTTGAAAGTGCCATCGGCTTGCGGCGCAAAACCAAAGCCATCGCCGCCTATCACCGTGCCAGAATGTATGACCACGTTTTTGCCGAGTACACAATCGTGGTAGATCTTAACACCTGGGTGAAAAATACAGTTGTCGCCAATCTTTACATTGTTGCCAATAAATACGCCAGGGAAAATTTTCACATTGTTGCCAATGCTCGTGCCATCACCAACATAGGCGAAAGCGCCGATGTACACATTTTCACCTTTGGTAGCAGTGGTTGCCACATAGGAAGGTTCCTGAACGCCATTGAGCTGGCTGGTCTTTAATTGCTGGTAATGGTGCAGTAAACTGGCAAAAGCGGAGTAAGGATCAGCCACGCGGATAAGTGTGCTCTGAACAGGATGTTTCAGTTGAAGCTTTTCGCCGACAATAACGACGGATGCTCCTGTGGTATATAAAAAATCTTCGTATTTGGGATTGGCTAAAAACGCAAGTTGTCCTTTTTTCGCTTCTTCTATTCTGCCAAAACTATCAACGCTACAGTCCGGTTCTCCTTCTATTTTTCCTTGTAGTAAAACCGCTATTTGATTTGCCGTAAATGTCATGTTTTTGTTTTTAGCCGTGGCAACGAGCTCACAGCAAAAATCATCCTTCTTTTGAAAACGCCGGATTGAATAGCTGCAAAACTATTCATAAAAACAAATGTAGAATTTTTTTACAGGGGTTGCCATTGTTTTATGTATCAAGGCATTGTCTACCTGCGAAATATCTTTCACCTGCCCGTTTTTGAATAAGATATTGATCCTTTCATCCTTCATGGTGTACATGGTATTTATGGTTTCGCCAGTAAAAGCCAGGTACCCGCTTTCCACTTGGGTGATGTTTAACTTCTGACAAGCACTTTCAATTTTCTGCTGCAGCGTACTTTCATTTATTGGGTCAGCCTGCAGTCGCACTTTCAAAAGTTTACGATCCAGAATATTCGTACATAAAGTTTTTAGAATGGTATCAGGATGGTGGCGCCACATTTTGATGGCGTGCATGAAATCATAATCATCCATCTGGCAGAATTTTTCTAGTACATCGTCGGTTATAACACCATCAAACCTGTGGAGGAAGAAGTCAATAGGAGTATGCGTTTGTAAAGAGCCATCTCCTTTTTCTGTTAAGTACCTTACCCGCTCAATGATCTTTACCATCATTTTCTCTGCAGCCAATACTGTTTTGTGTAAATAAACTTGCCAGTACATCAGGCGACGCGCCACCAGGAATTTCTCTACGCTGAAAATTCCTTTTTCTTCTATCATCAGCTCACCGTTGTGAACCACCAGCATTTTTAAAATTCTATCATAACCAATTACGCCTTCGCTTACACCGGTAAAAAAGCTATCGCGGCTTAGGTAATCCATCCGGTCTACATCCAGTTGTCCACTTATCAGTTGGTGCAGAAAACGCTTCGGGTATTTATCAGTGAAAATATCGATGGCCATTGTTAGTTTTCCGCCCAGTTGTTCATTCATGCTGTGCATCAGCTTAAGGCTCATGGTTTCGTGGTGTACACCGCGCAGCAAAATATTTTCAAGCGCATGGCTGAAAGGTCCATGTCCTATATCATGAAGTAGAATAGCAGCCTTAGCCGCCACTTGTTCTTCTTCGGTTATTTCCACTCCTTTACTGCATAATTCAGTGAGCGCACTATTCATCAGGTGATATGCGCCTAAGGAGTGATGCAGCCTGGTGTGGACAGCACCAGGGTAAACAAGATGCGCCAACGCCATCTGGTAAATTCTTCTAAGCCTTTGGTAATATGGATGCGCTATCACCTGTTGGATCAGCGGGTGACTAACAGTGATAAAACCATGAACGGGATCGTTGATGATCTTGCGGGAGAATGAAGCCATATAATGATTTAAAATGTAAAACTACAGGATGACCAATGATAGAAAGGGTTTATTTTCTGTAGGTTAGAAAATAAAAGCCTTCTGTTGCCAAACTGTTAACGTCACCATCTTTGTGCTTGTTAATGAGGCTAATGTGTACATTCACCAACCAATCTTACAGTTGAAGAGACATTGGTTATGTAGCATTTAGGCTAACTAAGTTGGTGAAAGGAAGATGGCGGTAAGAAATTTGTTGTTTATGCAGCCACAAAAGAGCGTGTTCCGGCTCGTGTTCATACGGATCAAAATAAAACCTACAACATACTATGGCCTTAGCAAAAATTTTATGGGTGGACGATGAGATCGAAAGTTTACAAAGCCAGAAGATCTTTTTAGAAAATAAGGGTTACGAGGTACAGACTTTGACCAATGGTTTTGACGCTGTAGAGTATGTGAAGGAAAATGAAGTGGATGTAGTGTTGATGGATGAAAGTATGCCAGGTCTTACTGGTCTTGAAACACTGGCGCAGATAAAAGAAGTAAACAGCGCCATTCCAGTGGTGCTCATCACAAAAAATGAAACAGAAAACCTGATGGACGAAGCCATTGGGAACGAGATAAGCGATTATTTGATAAAGCCGGTTAACCCTAACCAGGTTTGGCTAAGCCTAAAAAAGATAATAGATAATCGCCGGCTGGTAGCAGAGAAAACAACTACAGCTTACCAGCAACAGTTCAGGCATCTGTTCATGGCGCTGAATAACAATCCCGATTACAACGACTGGATGGACATTTATAAAAAGTTGGTGTATTGGGAGCTGGAAATGGAAAAGAGCGATAGCCCTGAGATGCAGGAGATACTACAAAGTCAAAAGCAGGAGGCTAATACTGAGTTCTTCAAGTTTGTGAGTAGGAATTATGCATCTTGGGTTGATCCAAAGAATCCTGCACCGGTAATGAGCCACAACCTGCTGCAGTTTAAAGTGCTGCCACACGTAGAAAAAGGAGTTCCAACTTTTTTCTTATTGATCGATAACCTTCGCTTTGATCAATGGAAAGCAATACAGCCAATGTTCACCGAGAACTTCCGCATACTGGAAGAAGAAACATTCTATAGCATTTTACCAACCGCTACGCAGTATTCGCGCAATGCCATTTTCTCAGGACTGCTGCCCATGGATATTGAAAAGCAATTCCCGGTAGAATGGAAAAATGATGATGAACAGGGTGGAAAGAACCTGTATGAAGAAACGTTCTTCAAGGGCTTGCTGAAGCGATTGAGAAAAGAGATGAAGTATAGCTACACCAAAGTGGTAAATAACAATGATGGTCTTCAACTGGTGAATAATATTCATAACCTGATGGGCAACGACCTGAATATTATTATTTACAATTTTGTAGATATGCTTAGCCATGCTCGCACCGAAATGGAAGTGCTGAAAGAGCTTGCTGGTGATGAGATCAGTTACCGCAGCATTACCCGCAGTTGGTTCGAACACTCACCACTTAACCAGGCGTTGAAAAAGATTGCTGATAAAAAGGTAAACCTTATAGTGGCAACAGATCATGGAACGGTAAAGGTGAAGACACCTTATAAAGTGATAGGAGATAAAGCAACTACAACCAACCTGCGCTATAAGCATGGCCGCAACCTGAATTATGAACCAAAGGATGTGCTTGCATTTAAAGATCCGCGGCAGGCAGGATTGCCGGTGCCTAATGTTAACTCATCGTACATCTTTGCCAAAGAAGATGGCTTCTTATGCTATCCCAATAACTACAATCACTTTGTGAACTATTACCGAAATACATTTCAGCATGGTGGCGTAAGTATGGAAGAGATGATCGTTCCAATTATCAAGATGACAAGCAAGGTCTAAATACGAGGTGGGAACTACGAGGTACGAAGGAGAAGTACGAAATAAGAAGAACAAGGTGCGAAGTTGAAATACACGTTGATTTTTTAATTTGTACGAAGCAGGAAATTTGAAATAACTGAGGCCGAAGTGAAAAATTGGAAGTGCGTACGATGATACATAAGGTAGGAGATGTGGAAGACAAAGTAAAATAATCATAGGAGTTCGACGCCGGTGTTATCGTACCTCGTACTTCTTACCTCCCACTTGTGCTGTGGATAAAACGTTCATTGTTCCGCCACCCCCTATGGTACATTTGTAAAAACGAAAAAGAGCCTGTTTAAGGCGTGTGAAGGATATGAAATACAACCAGTCGACACTAAATAAGATTGAAAAAATAATGCAGGAGAGCGAATATGTTATCCGCTATGAGCGGGGTACATTTCAAAGTGGTTATTGCATTTTAGAGTCTAAGAAAGTTGTAGTGCTGAATAAATTTCTACAGGTAGAAGGTCGAATAAATACATTGATAGAATTGCTGCCGCAACTGGTTATCAATTATGACCAGTTGACCCATGAATCGCAAAAGATGTACGACGACCTGATGAAAAAATCTAAAGTAGAAACCGGGGATACAGAATAAAGTCGATTTCCTCGTTCAAAATTTTCATGATGTTTTTCCAGTAGGTTTGTAAACTGTGACCACACCACCATTAACCATAACTTTCCTTGGTACAGGCACCAGTACTGGTGTACCCATGGTTGGTTGTAGTTGTTCAGTTTGTCTTTCACATGATAGAAATGATAAGCGCCTTCGCAGCAGCATACTGGTGCAGTCACCTACCACAACCATTGTTGTAGATACTACTCCTGACTTTCGCTACCAAATGCTACGAGCCAATGTACAAGAGCTCGATGCTGTTCTTATCACTCATTCTCACAAAGACCATGTTGGAGGTATAGACGACACCCGGCCTTTCCAGTTTTTCAATAACAGGCCAACCGAGGTGTATGGAAGTAAAATGTCATTGGAAGGAATCCGAAATGAGATCCCTTATGCTTTCCAGGAATTGAAGTACCCCGGCATTCCAAAAGTGACCCTGCATGAGGTAGGCGAGGAGCTGTTTTACATTGGAGATATTCCTATTGAACCCATACATGTATGGCATCATAAGATGCCGGTAATGGGTTTTAGGTTTGGAAATTTTACCTATATAACCGATGCCAACAGGATAGATGAGGCAGAGAAAGAAAAGGTAAAAGGTAGTGAGATTATTGTTTTAAATGCTTTGCGAAAAGAAGCACATATTTCTCATTTCACCCTGCAAGAGGCAGTTGACCTTGTACACGAGCTAAAAATTCCACAGGCTTATTTCACGCATATCAGTCACCAGCTTGGGCTTCACCAGCAAATAATGAGCGAACTTCCAGCAGCTGTTGCTCTTGCATATGATGGATTGAAGCTATATATTTAAATCCCGGCTGCTTTTATCCCCCGCATTATTCACCTGAAAATGCTTTCGTTATGCAACGTAAGTGGCAGGTTTTTGTAAAAGACTACCTTACCTTTTCCCGCAAGGATAGGATTAGCTTATTGATCATTTTGATCCTGGGTGTTGTCATCTATTTTTCTCCCCGGTATTTTAAGAAGAAGCGGGAGCCATATAGCCATGCCCAATTTCAGCAGGAACTATCACAGCTTAAGATCACCATTGATAGCAGCCGGTCATTTACAGCAAGAAGATATGATGATGATGATCACGATGGACATTTTACTACTACACCTTATCGTAAAGAGCCTGCTGTAAAAGGAGAGCTCTTTGCTTTCGATCCAAACACATTGGATGAAGCTGGTTGGAAAAGACTGGGTCTGCGTGAAAGAACCATTCAAACCATCATGAAGTTCACTGGTAAAGGTTTTAAGTTTCGGCAGCCGGAAGACATCCGGAAAATATACGGGTTGCGCACTGATGAAGCAGACAGGCTGATACCTTACATCCGAATAGCAGACAATGGCAATTCGACCTTTGGAAAACAAGAAACACCTGTTTCTACTGCCTCCTTTACTTCAAGGCCAACTATCGCCAATGTTCCAAGAACAATAGATATAAACGAAGCAGATACAACTGCACTCATTGCACTTCCGGGGATAGGTAGCAAACTGGCAGCACGTATTATTAATTTCAGGGATAAGCTTGGTGGATTTGCGAGGGTAGAACAGGTAGCTGAAACTTACGCACTTCCTGATTCTACTTACATGAAAATAAAGGACAGGCTGGTATGCAGGAACCCGAACCTAAGAACCTTCAACATTAATCAGGCTGATGTAAACCTGCTGAAGTCACATCCTTACCTGAAGTGGAATATTGCCAATGCTATTGTTGCTTACCGGCAGCAGCATGGTTCGTTCAAGAAGATTGAAGACCTGAAAAAGATAGACATCATCTCTAACGAATTGTTCGATAAGCTGGCGCCATACGTGGTGGTTGCAGAGCAATAAAGGTTGCATCAGCCACATGTATTAAATTTTGAACACCAGGTTGTTCTAATCTCTTGCAGTTGAACTTCCGCAAGGGTATTCCACTATTTTTGCCGCTCACTAACGATTGATAAATGAATTTTGAAACATCTGAACTGACGCTGCAGGTTGCACAAACTGCGCGTGATTATGCCTTGCAGCACATTAAGCCCCACGTTATGGAGTGGGACGAAACACAACAATTCCCTGTTCATATTTTTAAGCAGCTAGGTCAACTAGGTCTCATGGGTGTATTGGTGCCGGAGGAGTATGGCGGCTCCGGTCTTTCTTACTATGAGTATAATGCCGTAATACAGGAGATATCGAAAGTTTGTGGATCGATAGGACTGAGTGTGGCTGCACATAATTCATTGTGCACCGGCCATATAATGTTGTTTGGCAATGAAGATCAAAAGCAGAGATACCTGCCAAAATTAGCTTCTGCAGAATACCTGGGTGCATGGGGACTTACCGAACCAAACACAGGCAGCGATGCAGGAAATATGAAAACAACTGCAGTACGCGATGGCGATGATTGGGTGCTGAATGGTACTAAAAGCTGGATCACGCATGGTATAAGCGGAGATGTAGCTGTAGTGATCTGCCGTACAGGCGAACCTCGTACCAGTGGCAACAGCACAGCATTTATTGTAGAAAGAGGAATGGCAGGTTTTGCTGGAGGTAAAAAAGAAAATAAACTAGGAATGCGCGCCAGCGAAACTGCAGAAATGATCTTCGACAATTGCCGTATCAGCGATGCGCAGCGGCTAGGTGAAGTAGGAGATGGATTCCGCCAGGCCATGAAGGTTTTAGATGGCGGCCGTATTTCTATTGCAGCATTGAGTATTGGTATAGCACGTGGTGCATACGAAGCTGCCCTTCAGTATTCAAAAGAGCGCTACCAATTCGATCAGCCGATATCAAATTTCCAGGGAATTAGTTTCAAGCTAGCAGATATGGCTACTGAAATAGAGGCAGCCGAATTACTTACGCAGCAAGCATGCGACCTGAAAATGCGCGGTGAAAAAATGACCCGGCAGGCTGCTATGGCTAAATATTATGCAAGTGAGGTAGCTGTAAGAGTTTCTACCGATGCAGTGCAGGTTTTTGGTGGCTACGGCTATACAAAAGATTTTCCTGTAGAAAAACATTACCGCGATAGCAAACTTTGTACAATAGGAGAGGGAACAAGCGAAGTGCAAAAACTGGTAATAGCAAGGGAAGTTCTGCACTAGATCCTCTAGATGAATTTTTCTAAAACTATCGGAGAATAACAAGATAATAAAAGGGAAGCTGTTGCTTCCCTTTCTTATTCAATCACTTCTGTCCAAAGCCGCCGAAACCGCCAAGGTTTCCTAAACCAGTACCGCCGGTATCATTTCCGCCACCTGATTTGAACATGTTCTCTACTGCTCCTTCAAGCATTGGAAATTTTTCTTTTACAAAACCTGCGATAGCTTCTACAGCTTTTTGCGCTTGTTCTGGCGAAATGCCTGCTTGAGCCGCTACGCGTTCTACTATTTCATTCATATAGATTGTTTTCGGCTAAAATAAAAGAATGATACCAGTATTGAAACACACAATGATTTTCATTTAGTAAAACAAAAAAGCGCAGTGGTAATCTGCGTTTTTTTAAATATGTAAAACAATAGCTTAAGCTACTTTCAGCATACTCATCTTGCTCCTGCTAAATTGACGCTCAGCATATTCCATAGTAATGTGTAGGTCCTTCTGTCCAGAAGTTGGTAGTTCGTACATGGCCTCTACAAAAATGCTTTCGCAGATACTGCGTAAACCACGTGCGCCTAGTTTATATTCCATGGCTTTGGTAACCATAAAATCATATACGTCTGAGTCGATTGTTAGATGTATACCTTCAATTTCGAACAGGCGGTGGTACTGCTTTATAATGCTGTTCCTAGGCTCAGTAAGTATAGCACGAAGTGTTTCTGCATCCAAAGGATTAAGATGTGTAACCACAGGCAGACGACCCAGCAATTCCGGGATAAGGCCAAATGATTTCAGGTCTTGTGCATTGATGAACTGCAGCAGGTTCTTTTTCTGGTACTCCTGCATATCCTTATTTACATTGAAACCAATCGCGTTAGTATTCACT
Coding sequences within it:
- a CDS encoding bifunctional UDP-3-O-[3-hydroxymyristoyl] N-acetylglucosamine deacetylase/3-hydroxyacyl-ACP dehydratase, whose product is MHSNGQTFQHTLATEFSISGPGIHTGHLVNMVVKPAAPNTGINFQRVDLEDRPVVKADVDNVVMTNRSTAIESNGARIYTIEHLMAAFVGMGVDNALVELDGDEVPILDGSAHAFVEAIEKAGVKQQEVAKIFYNIEHNITFVDEERGVEMVALPFTEYRVNALIDFNSPVLGTQHASLKDIKDFKNEIAPCRTFCFFHELEWLLDHDLIKGGDRNNAVVVVDKPVTDNQVKKLKAHFPDIEIPKGQGYLNNAELRFDNEPARHKLLDVIGDLALVGFAFNAHIIASKPGHAANVMFAKKLKEHIKKVKQKGEIPVYDPTKPPLFDVHAIEKLLPHRFPFLLVDKIIELTDTKVVGIKNVTYNEPFFQGHFPGNCVMPGVLLAEALAQCGGILAIPKDTEDKYDTYFLKIDNCKFKQKVVPGDTLILHMELVSPIRRGLVEMKGTIYVAGKIAAEAILVAQIVKRTKQDD
- the lpxD gene encoding UDP-3-O-(3-hydroxymyristoyl)glucosamine N-acyltransferase, translated to MTFTANQIAVLLQGKIEGEPDCSVDSFGRIEEAKKGQLAFLANPKYEDFLYTTGASVVIVGEKLQLKHPVQSTLIRVADPYSAFASLLHHYQQLKTSQLNGVQEPSYVATTATKGENVYIGAFAYVGDGTSIGNNVKIFPGVFIGNNVKIGDNCIFHPGVKIYHDCVLGKNVVIHSGTVIGGDGFGFAPQADGTFKKVPQIGNVVIEDNVEIGSNATIDRATIGSTVIRAGAKLDNLIQIAHNVEVGTNTVIAAQAGVSGSTKIGNNVMIGGQAGVVGHIQIADGSRINAQSGVSKSIKKPKSSVTGSPAYEYASALRSQAVTRNLPELEKRITDLENLVKQLLEEKAQYNV
- a CDS encoding HD domain-containing protein; this translates as MASFSRKIINDPVHGFITVSHPLIQQVIAHPYYQRLRRIYQMALAHLVYPGAVHTRLHHSLGAYHLMNSALTELCSKGVEITEEEQVAAKAAILLHDIGHGPFSHALENILLRGVHHETMSLKLMHSMNEQLGGKLTMAIDIFTDKYPKRFLHQLISGQLDVDRMDYLSRDSFFTGVSEGVIGYDRILKMLVVHNGELMIEEKGIFSVEKFLVARRLMYWQVYLHKTVLAAEKMMVKIIERVRYLTEKGDGSLQTHTPIDFFLHRFDGVITDDVLEKFCQMDDYDFMHAIKMWRHHPDTILKTLCTNILDRKLLKVRLQADPINESTLQQKIESACQKLNITQVESGYLAFTGETINTMYTMKDERINILFKNGQVKDISQVDNALIHKTMATPVKKFYICFYE
- a CDS encoding response regulator is translated as MALAKILWVDDEIESLQSQKIFLENKGYEVQTLTNGFDAVEYVKENEVDVVLMDESMPGLTGLETLAQIKEVNSAIPVVLITKNETENLMDEAIGNEISDYLIKPVNPNQVWLSLKKIIDNRRLVAEKTTTAYQQQFRHLFMALNNNPDYNDWMDIYKKLVYWELEMEKSDSPEMQEILQSQKQEANTEFFKFVSRNYASWVDPKNPAPVMSHNLLQFKVLPHVEKGVPTFFLLIDNLRFDQWKAIQPMFTENFRILEEETFYSILPTATQYSRNAIFSGLLPMDIEKQFPVEWKNDDEQGGKNLYEETFFKGLLKRLRKEMKYSYTKVVNNNDGLQLVNNIHNLMGNDLNIIIYNFVDMLSHARTEMEVLKELAGDEISYRSITRSWFEHSPLNQALKKIADKKVNLIVATDHGTVKVKTPYKVIGDKATTTNLRYKHGRNLNYEPKDVLAFKDPRQAGLPVPNVNSSYIFAKEDGFLCYPNNYNHFVNYYRNTFQHGGVSMEEMIVPIIKMTSKV
- a CDS encoding MBL fold metallo-hydrolase: MTTPPLTITFLGTGTSTGVPMVGCSCSVCLSHDRNDKRLRSSILVQSPTTTIVVDTTPDFRYQMLRANVQELDAVLITHSHKDHVGGIDDTRPFQFFNNRPTEVYGSKMSLEGIRNEIPYAFQELKYPGIPKVTLHEVGEELFYIGDIPIEPIHVWHHKMPVMGFRFGNFTYITDANRIDEAEKEKVKGSEIIVLNALRKEAHISHFTLQEAVDLVHELKIPQAYFTHISHQLGLHQQIMSELPAAVALAYDGLKLYI
- a CDS encoding ComEA family DNA-binding protein, whose product is MQRKWQVFVKDYLTFSRKDRISLLIILILGVVIYFSPRYFKKKREPYSHAQFQQELSQLKITIDSSRSFTARRYDDDDHDGHFTTTPYRKEPAVKGELFAFDPNTLDEAGWKRLGLRERTIQTIMKFTGKGFKFRQPEDIRKIYGLRTDEADRLIPYIRIADNGNSTFGKQETPVSTASFTSRPTIANVPRTIDINEADTTALIALPGIGSKLAARIINFRDKLGGFARVEQVAETYALPDSTYMKIKDRLVCRNPNLRTFNINQADVNLLKSHPYLKWNIANAIVAYRQQHGSFKKIEDLKKIDIISNELFDKLAPYVVVAEQ
- a CDS encoding acyl-CoA dehydrogenase family protein, with amino-acid sequence MNFETSELTLQVAQTARDYALQHIKPHVMEWDETQQFPVHIFKQLGQLGLMGVLVPEEYGGSGLSYYEYNAVIQEISKVCGSIGLSVAAHNSLCTGHIMLFGNEDQKQRYLPKLASAEYLGAWGLTEPNTGSDAGNMKTTAVRDGDDWVLNGTKSWITHGISGDVAVVICRTGEPRTSGNSTAFIVERGMAGFAGGKKENKLGMRASETAEMIFDNCRISDAQRLGEVGDGFRQAMKVLDGGRISIAALSIGIARGAYEAALQYSKERYQFDQPISNFQGISFKLADMATEIEAAELLTQQACDLKMRGEKMTRQAAMAKYYASEVAVRVSTDAVQVFGGYGYTKDFPVEKHYRDSKLCTIGEGTSEVQKLVIAREVLH